agaggtggatgaatacttagctttgctagaagttaatcaaaggggatttaatccgcaATCCCGTTTTGAATATTTGGAGTTAGAAAAGAGGGATTATTCCCAACCAAAAGCGTCgatcgaggagccacctaaattagaactcaaggtattaccttctcatttaaaatacgtttatttaggtaacgcttctactttgcctgtgattgtttTAGCAGAATTGACCActaagcaagaagagaaacttatGTTAgttttgaaacaattcaagaaagCCATCAGATGGAGCATAGTCAATATTCACTGtattagtccatctgtatgcatgcacaataTTATCCTGGAAGATGGCAAAAAAGGGACGATCGATGGACAACAGAGACTGAACCCAAGGACGTagtaaaaaaagagatcatcaagtggttagatgcgggtatcATCTATCCCATCTTAGACAGTTTATGGGTAAGCTCAGTTCAGTGTGTGCCAAAAAAAGGAGGTCTCACGGTCGTAGAGAACGAGAACAATGATTTGATACTGACTAGAATGGTTACGGGATGAAGAATCTGCATCGATTACTGGAAGCTgaacaaggcaactaggaaagatcactttcctttgtcGTTCTTGGACCAAATGCTAGATAGACTCGTAGGACGAGATTActactattttctcgatggatactcaggGTATAATTAGATTACAGTAGCACCGAAAGATCAACAGAAAACGACATTCACCTGCCCGTACGGTACGTTTTCATTTAGACACATGCCATTTTGTTAATGAATGCACctactacatttcaaagatgtatgatgtctatttttactaacatggttgagaaatatttggaagtttttatggataaTTTTTCAGTATTCGGAGATACTTACGATGATTGCTTAGCCAATTTAACTAAGGTACTAAAGAGATGCGAAGAAACGAATCTCATACTCTactgggaaaagtgtcattttatggtatgaGAAGGAGTTGTTCTAGGGCATCAGATAACGAGACATGGGATCGAGGTAGACAAAGCAAAGGTAGACGTTATTGAGAGactcccacctccaacatctgtaaagggttttaggagctttttgggccacgccGGTTTTTATTGAAGATTTATCAATgacttctccaaagttgctaaacccttatgaaAATTACTGGAGAAGGACtctatattcaagtttgatgagGAATACTTAAAAGCCTTTAACGATTTGAAGAGTCGATTAGTCACGACACCCATAATCGTCAAACCAGACATGGGATTTGCCATTCGAATTGAggtgtgacgcaagtgacttcgcaATTGGAGCTGGCTTGGGCCAGCGAatgaacaaagtttttcatcccatctactacgcAAGTCAAACCCTAACAGGAGCTCAACTAAATTATACGGTAACAgaaaaaagagttacttgctattgtgtttgcttttgacaagtttcaatCTTATCTGTTAGGTGccaaagtgactgtctatacGGACCCCTcgacaattaagtatttacgtgcgaagaaagatgctaagccGAGGTTGAtctgatgggtacttctacttcaagagttcgatctagaaattcaagatcgaaagggagtcaAAAATAAGTAGCAAATCACTTGTCTAGATTAGAGCCacaagaagggaattctcctcttataccaatttAGGAGACGTTTCCAGATGAACATatcctgaaggtaaatcatgtccataataccccttggtttgctgatattgctaactatttagcttgtggtttgatgccaattgataagacgtatcaacAAAGGATAAattttcttcacgatgtgaagtactatttctagGGAGAGtcatatgtgtttaaaaagtgtgcagatcatATGATTAGGAGATGTGTGGCAAAAGATGAAATATCGAAGATTTTATACCACTGTCTCTCaactccaagtgggggacacttcagaGGGACACGTACAACGGCCAAAGTATTGCAGGccagattcttttggccaacactattcaaggatgcatatgcttacgtgaagagctgtgatcgatgtcaaaTGGTTGGAAATttcaccaacagaaatgagatgccttgaacaaacatcattgaggtagagttgttcgatgtatggggtattgactttcttggtcCTTTTCCTCCATCTcgtggtcacaagtacatactaGTAGtagtagactatgtgtctaagtgggtcaAGGTTGAGGCATATCCgacaaacgatgctaaggttgtgatgaagttttaGCAGAAGTATGTATTCACAAGGTTTGAAACCCCAAGAGCTATCATTAGTGATGAAGGATCccactttgtgaacaagtggttaaaatggttattagacaAGCACAGAGTGAAATACAAGGTTGCAATAGCTTACCATCCGCAGAaaaatgggcaagctgaactggcaaataaggagatcaaaggcatacttgagaaggtagtaTGCCCGAATCGACGAGATTGGTCCACAAGATTACATGATGCTTTATGAGCTTACAGaacagcatacaagacaccgttagggatgtcaccctataggttggtctttgggaaagcctgccatctaccattggagttagagcacaaagcttacTAGGCTCTTCAACAGCTTAATTTGGATCTTAAGCTCGCGAAAGAGAAacggatgttccaactcaatgagttagaagagttccgaatgttctcatatgaaaattccaaattacttaaagaaagactcaagaaatggcatgacaaccacatttgagttcgagaatttgaagcaggtcagcaagtcttgttgttcaattctaGATTGaagttctttccaggtaagctaaaatcacgttggtccgatctatttacgattcaccaagtctatccatacggagttgttgaactctaaggtaagggaggtaatttccGAGTTAATGCTCAGCTCTTGAAACATTATTGaagagataaaattgaacgcGATAAAACCTCGTTCATTTTATTGGATACTtaattttttgcttttctttttgaataaatcatttagggtatattttcgagtaaagtatgtttaaataaattctatctaggagattggaactttaGCATGATTGTTTGTGACACCTCCAATCTTTCCCGGAATTTATATTGAcataattttcaagaaattatccctaaattgaaaaataaattttagtttcaaataaaaggtcaattttgatctaagttttaatttgcaactcaattttaaattttaattaagtctagggacttaattgaattattttaaaatttagtcgctcttttcgtaaataataaaaactaggtgcctttctttgtgaatattttcaaaagcatctagaataagtatctttaatattattaataatttgataaactttaatatataattaaattatttataatttatatattaattttatcaacttagcttagaattagaattaattaggaattttttatttctgcacaataaaataagagatgggAATCAAAAGTAAACATGGACAAGTAGTAAAGTCTAAAGTGTGgcaatatgtatatacatgtctaggattggatctaggaagagcttggtacttaagcagtcaaattgaatCACCTCCTCTTTTTGTgaaatcctacctggtgtatagtatctattcactttaaacaatgaggacattgttcattttaagttggaggaccgaaaattgaaattatttccactcagaataaaatttttcctttaattatgaatatgatatatttttgttcaataaatttgaattttgttaagtatgctaaatttaagtatgaataaagtttgattatttcaataaattgttatcttagcttaataatgacataaattgtatttctaataaagcatgcaaatcataccataataTATCCCATTTTTAaagatttctatgtttttgaggtcgttgtagcttaatctagctagcacgggggttaatttgcaaaaaagTTAAAGGTTTAGCATTTTGCCATGAATTTTCTTGCATGAttcttgaagtttaatgaaatattatgagtctttgttgttaaataaactagttttgtaaagagatttttgatgaaattgttatttaaggaattatttatataaatgataaaattttaagttaaattcatGAAATGTTAATTTGTATGAGTTGGTAGAAGCCGCTAGTGAATTCCCTAGCAtgaaatgtggatgaaatttcttaaatttcaacttaagagcttaaggactaatttgtaaagttaaaatattaggggcaaaattgtaattttataaaaatataaaatttggactgaattgaagagtttaagtactaaattgattgaatttttctatttagataaagataaacCTTATACGaatctagatcgaggaaaagctaacgCCTCAAGTTAGTTTATCTCGTTTCTACGTCTTtgtcatcgaggtaagttcttATGATTAAATAACGTTTCAATGTTGTATTGATctatatatattcatgtattGTTTGTCGTGAAATTAAATGGTGAAAATCCAACGATGTTATGATAATTATCGAGCCCTGTTTGAAGCTTAGGAAtacgtaggatacaaatgacatgtcattagggttaccattttttgggtgctggtcttgaatgtcctaccaatggctaaggtcctgcatttgttgagGATGCTctatagcttgtgtgagcagcatcgtgtagttTACATTCTGacctacagcttgtgtgagcagacccatttcacagctcgtgtgagcaacgatgtaaaggaaaaggaaaggttacgactatatgtttagcacacttcgtgtgagctttcccacgTATCTGATGTTATtgtaaatggttcaacgggcatgaaaaggaaaggaatggtaagtgttcaaatgaacaatgtcatgaatctatgaaaatgtatgaaatgaaaatgatcaaTGAATGTATATCTATGTTCATGGAAAGGATGAATTCAAAAGCATTATGTTCATGTATACCTAGCTtaccttatgttaattcaagtgaattatgagttgattcactaacatgtgttgttaatgatgcttaggcttgtgccaagcttatggttggattgtatcatgtttaaattttaaggttatgcattgaaatggtaagttatgttcatgttttacgaacttactaagcattatatgcttacgtagttttctttcctatgttttatagataatcggaAGCTCAATTAGTTtagaagcttgttggagatctatcacactatccagcgattatatcagtagtttttgatgttttggccaatgttataatgacatgtataggtagTCTTGTGTTTGATGTGAGTTGataagtttggcatgtatatgttattttggttgttgtacttttggtgccttattggtatgtgttattatggtttagttttaattcatgttttaatggTCAAAGTGGTATGTTTATGTAGAAGTTCTATTGATCATAACTATGGTATGTTATGAAATCGTATTTGACTAAATGTTTATGATTGAAAAATGGTCAAATATGCATGTGTATAGATAAGTTTGTATGCTTGCTTTTGATGTGccttatatggcatattggttgaatggatttggtcatttgaattggtcattttatgcatgtttggtatgtttgtgatgcATTGGTTATGGGTGCAAATCTTGTAGGTACATGCTTGTAATGGTGATGGAAATGACTTgaatttggccaatttcatgtccacatggcttgagacacgggcgtgaactcagtcgtgtgtgacacacggccatgagACACAGTCATGTGTCTCCTGTAGGTTTTAAGGTTTGCAATTCAGgcagttacacagcctagcatgcaggcgtgtgaggccatttcgagagttatACAAgcgtgtgtggcttggccatgtgacccaacttTGAAAGTTACACGAGAACGAAAACAGactgggacacagccgtgtgcccctatttcaaatgttacacgttctgagacacaggcgtgtgtctcagtcatgtgagtcacatggccatgtgacctctacagttcaaattttctaacttttttctgAACTTTCTGaatgatttcaatttagtctcgaattgtttctaaagtgtttttaaggcctcgaaggcttgaataagggacgatatgcatttAGATGAATGATTTACGCCATATTTATATTGAGGTactaaatgtatgttttaaagttacgattttatggtaatactctgtaaccatATTTCGGctacagatacgggttaggggtgttacaacaagtTTATATTGACGACAATACTACACTTCAGGCAAATCCAACATGTGCAACCTACACGAGCATGTGGTAGGCCATGTCAGTTTCACGGGATTTCACACtgaactttgaaaaatcatgatttttaggttttcgggcattctaagacgtatatatgacaaaaattaGAAGATAAGAGGGAGCcgtcatagaatattcaagaaaacaactcgaaaaacatcATTGAAGCCAACTTTAAAGCATATTTTCGTCAATATTGAAGATTCCTAGTTGATTTCTTTGGAAATTATCATGAGCATCTTTGTTTCTTTCAATTATATTATATCTTGGATGTTCCTATTTTCaatcatgaactaattttctaaatacctagggagatgaaccctatgatggattctgtcgtttgattttttttattttacgtaATTAAGACTTAGTTTCTTATTCttaattatgtgtgcttaattcttggtttaatatttcgaGATTATTAATCCATGTTCAATGTGCGTAAATCGAAGGTTgaatagaccctgtttaagagtagatcttgcaTAATTTAGTGGAGTTGCTTgcaatcctaaaaataggatgacataaatctaccagattagagtcaaatctaattgGGGAATCCATACTACGAGGTAATGCGataataagggttttaattagaaataaatttcaatgaatcacctagagtcagttgctctttttctcgaaagagatattagaataatttagggatttcttcagatcaagatactaagtaaaaaatttgtgtaatttagattgatgGTGACAAATGAAATCTTGGCagattctttcctaggtattgtttTGCTTATTGGTtgttaatcaattattttcgtgttttgttctttgtcgtgttcattagtaattaatttagttgatcttaatttttaatcaatcactcgaatTATTCGATTCAATAATAGAAAGatgataattactagtacttttagtcttcgtgggaacAATATATTTGCTCACTgtaactatactattaattgatatgTGCACTtgtcttaaccaaattttaattaattttgtgatGTAtcaaatgtattaatttaaaatataaaattattatcacGAAATTGTGAGATTATATGCTTGATAAATCTTAACTCCAACATCAATTTTCATgtcatttatatttaagttgacattttaacttacttttaaaattcatatgttAAACATAATTACAAATGTTTAAGATGAGTAAAATTCACATACCCAATTGGAGTATTACTTCTTTTAAAGTGCCAATTTCTTCCTTTTGATCACATAACACAACTAAGACTTAATTCAACTCTAATTCTTCAAGTAGCTAATATTAGTAAAGAGTAAATGGacataattcataattttctAACACTTTCCACTTATTCTTCTTGTCATATCTAGATGTCATTTAGACTTTACTACAATTCCCTTCCTCAAgatacatacatatacacaGCTACACACATAATCATACTTATTCACCAATCCTAAGTAACATAGAATTTAGTCTTAgaagtaaaaattaaacaatttagaCTTAATTTACTATCTTCCTTAATGATTTGGGTATGAAATTTTGGCTTCTACCACCACCAATCTCCTCACTTGTACAACTTCCTTCAATTATGAACTATACTAATTAAACTATAAGGTGGATTCATTACAATCATAGGTTAgaattgatgaaaatatatattttttcctcCTTCATGTATAGCTAGGCTTTCTCTAATTTTTCCTTAGTTTTTCACCTTCTCTTTTTGTCAAATATTAGCTAATTTCTTCAGCATCAATCTCTCATCCATTTAGCCGTGAGTGCCTTGATTTGTGGGGTTGTTGGCTTCCAAATTCTTTACCACCTAGCTTCACTATTCTCTTAATTTCCCATACTTTGAGACCTAGTTTTCAAGGTGTCATTAAGTCGTATTTGATCAATAAGACTCACCGCTAACACGGATTCTTTTGCCTACCCAATGATAGGgttaaattgcaatttagtcctatttaTTGAAGGTAtaattttcctttctctctttgTACCAAAACGAAGCAAAATGTTTGCAGCCTCACTCTTCTCATCCAGCCCAATTAGTATGTTATGGTGGGATTTCTTGGTATCACTGTCATTTGCCACCTGCTACCAAAATTCCTTTAATTATTACACACTTTGACACCTAGCCACAATGTGTCATTTAAACCTTTTAATGACTCTTACTTAACACACACTAAGTGGCTTAATTGCCTCCAAGTCCTTTTAACTCAATGGTGAAAATGCACTTTAGGTCCCCCATAATCTCTTGCAATTTCCAAAATAGTCCTTACCCAAAGTTATCAATTATTAttatccaaatttaattaattcttcttatattattcaaaataattaattactttttcgaTAAATTTACAACATTAGAATAACAAGATCTTAGTATAATCTTCCTTCgatctaaaatttgaatatgttagGTCCTAAGAACTATTACTCAAAAATCTATCAGATTTTGAAGATGTTGGGTTCTAATATATGTATAGGTTTAGATACTACTCAGTTATAAATTAGCTAAGGTTCTTATTGATGAATGCACAAATTAAGATCAGTCTGGTTTCATCTTAATATGTTACAATAGTGAAAGCTCACTAGTAAGACAAAAAGAAGTAAACAAGCCGAAGTCAAACATGTAGATAACAACATATTATAGTGAACATTTTAATGAGTGATCACTCATCATAGTCGTGGTTAATCCCATCAAGGATGGCTATAAGAGCCACCACGAAGGCATAAACCACGTTTGGATATACCGTCACCATAAACTTGTCCTTCCCAAGGAATACGCTTTCAACATTGTGCTTCTTGTGCATCTGCAGTGCTCACACATATAGAACCCACATACATGTAAATATCATTATTCCTATGTTAATATAATCTTACAAATATTAATCTATCGGTTAAAGCACTTGGGAGATTATCTATTATTAAattcttcaatttaatccataattaaataaatctaaattgaaagagaatTAACGTTACTTTAAgtaaaatatcttaattttttccaattgcagttgatataaaaaatcatttacaaaaccataaaagcttaaaaaatattaactttgttaaacaaaatatgatatttttcaaACAACAAATGTTAACCCAATTGCAATTTgaacttatttgattcttttagtagtacatggactaaattgatccattcAAGAATCGAGAGATTAATTTGATATAGTCTCTATAATACTTGGATCTCCTAGATACTTTCACCTCTATCTATCTATCAatttatctatctatctatctatctatctatctatctatctatctatctagtacatatttaaattattctgTTGAGTTGATTTCACTAGTCAACTCAACatgaattcaataaaaaatttacttaaaattcctcttttaattaaggtttgaatgttaatatattgacattttgttcttttactatttttatatgaaatgttttaaataaaacaactaaaaatgtAATACCTAAGAATTGAACTATTTTACCAGTTCACTTATaactcaattattattttttatacatacaaTTTTAATTGAAAGTGTGACAAAATCTAGTATAGTTGACTGAATTTTGTCACCCATCAATCAAATCCCAAGTTTTGGTGAATTTATCAAAgttcatttattttacaaagtaacaaatattatatagaggatatttaaattattttatactttgataaatctctaaataaatatacaagtatatgataaaatttgagtCTAAAATACGTTAATAACCCTTactccattttatataaaataaaaacatgatcAACACTTCCTTTATCAATCGGTTGTTCTCcaatcttatttttcttcatatcACCACTAGACTTACCCTTCCAATGAGTATTTAATACATCCTTAGCCTCAACAAGCTTTTTTGTTTCTTACTTTGAATgcttaaattacaaatatttatattagaaaattttatttaaattatatgataaGCACCAATTATTTATGTTcacatcattatttttattcaaaactcGTATtctaattattatcattatcttAAAGTTTATTTAGAATTTACTACAAAAGTTGTGATTGGtcactaaaatataataacaaatttagtgataataaaataatagtaacaatattttaaacattaaaataacattatctcaacatttatttattgaatCTTGTCATTATCAAGTCCTAAAACCATTTTGTTTCATAATCACACAAGAAGTTTTCTACATAAAATATatctaacaaaaattatattattatttaaacctCTTATTGAATTGGTAGTATGAATAGATAGAAAATTAATTCAGttgaaaaaacttttaaaagttattgtttatataaaattattttatacttgtGGTGTGCGATACTAGAGTATATGTGTAAATAAATCGTAGGAAGAGAGTGTTAAGTACCTGAGCCAAAATAGTGTTGGACTCTCCGGAATAAATGATACAGGATCTTTCCAGCCAGCTTCCTTCCACTTTGAAATCACAAACATTCTCTTTTGGGTTGGTTGCCAAGAACACATGCAATTTGGTCTTGAGTTGGATCATTGATGATCGCTTCACTGTGAACATCAGATCTTTTTCTTCCGTGCTTTCCCCCCTGAATACTTGCCATCTATCGTGGACAGTCATTTATCTATTAACAAATCAAGGTAGCTATATTTATATGTAGAGTTGAAATAAAGCTATGTCTGAGAAACTTTGAACAACAAAAACCAAACCTTGTGTCGAAGAGTGCAAACGGGATTTCCAGCAGCATCGGTTAAGAGGCGACGATCATGGATGCTGAAAATTTTGCCTTTGATTTGAACATGATGTTGGCATTGATGTCACTGACAGCAAATTTGCCCTCACTGATGGTCAAAACCTTTCTGACGACAGCCGGATCTACTGGTTGAGGATAGCAGTATTCAGGCTCAATCACGGGAACGCGAGTAGCCAAAGGTGGGTAAGCACTTGGTGCAGCCGGCGGAGGATATTCCTGTACGTTTTCCATCTAGCTACCACTGCAGTAGCCGATGAATGAAGATGAACTCTTCAATTGATCTTGTATACGGTTTACATCTTCAATTTGTACCCACGAACTCAGTCAACTCACCTCTCCTCTTGACAATTGTAAACGTACTAAAATTCCAAGATCCTGACTATAAgggaccaaaaagaaaaaaaagcttcAACTGAATCATTTACTTATCTTAAATAAGTAGGtgtttgataatttaaaaattaagtatctaaaaataagtattgaatttaaattataaaatttatttgatatatttttaaagttaattactaaatataaatagattgcttggtaaatatagattttaaattataaaaatattttatattttatctttaattttaaacatttcaccttattctaaaataaaattttaaacggAAACTTTTATAAGATAGTAAAatagtattaaattaattgaaaatattctcAAATAAGTAGCTCTTACTTCTTATTTTCtacatttttagaaaaattcttttatattattttaattttagattattaaatatgtgtaaaaagaaaaatgaatttaattattttcaatggtttattaaaagaaagcttaagttaaaattttaaattaacaataattattaaaaactttaaaatatataaaatatgaaaattaaaagaaaatattgtatttataaaaaccaaaatgaaattgaatcaaaacataataaaattcatttttattaaaagaatatgaaaaaaaatattgatttttaaactaattatttGAGTACTCAATATGAAAGccaattttaactaatttttcaatttaatttttaaatttttaaccaaTTACATGTGTTATTCTTTTctaaattatcactagaacaaatttgttgaactttataTCATGTTTCCTCTCAAGATCATGAGTGAAGAATAACTTTGGTGAAATATGTCTTGTTCTATCACCTTTGATGTAACCACCCTTCAATAGTGCTATACATGTTGCATTATCTTCATATAAGATAGTTGAAATCTTTTCTTGTAAAGGTGTAATACCTTATACCCAACTCAATCAACGGGTTCAGATATAATATGTCACAATAGCACCGAAACAAACTATAAACAATTTGCAACTAAGATGAAAAATAACATGACTAAAATCGCCAAATATGCTTTTATTAATCATACTTAACTTAGTTAActgaaatgataataaaaaacaCAATTACCAGTTTCTAGGTCAAAAGTCTTAACAAGTGGGCTTATGAAAATTTAGCAATAATAGTTctag
The Gossypium raimondii isolate GPD5lz chromosome 8, ASM2569854v1, whole genome shotgun sequence DNA segment above includes these coding regions:
- the LOC105793575 gene encoding LOW QUALITY PROTEIN: protein LURP-one-related 15 (The sequence of the model RefSeq protein was modified relative to this genomic sequence to represent the inferred CDS: inserted 1 base in 1 codon; substituted 2 bases at 2 genomic stop codons), whose product is MENVQEYPPPAAPSAYPPLATRVPVIEPEYCYPQPVDPAVVRKVLTISEGKFAVSDINANIMFKXKGKIFSIHDRRLLTDAAGNPVCTLRHKVXXMTVHDRWQVFRGESTEEKDLMFTVKRSSMIQLKTKLHVFLATNPKENVCDFKVEGSWLERSCIIYSGESNTILAQMHKKHNVESVFLGKDKFMVTVYPNVVYAFVVALIAILDGINHDYDE